The Collimonas sp. PA-H2 genome contains a region encoding:
- a CDS encoding DUF746 domain-containing protein has translation MSDLPKRVFSADVPQFKQNGGVLPDTEDTELTAFLDDALQEIYSKSEVPPPCPFCKSTNTGLASRPHARLPLPSFLCRTCRLRQFNRVTGTPLMRLRAAKLPAFIHLLSQQMSYAEAMRRLGVDYTAVENWTKKFRTWLLQLDPSGKWEARVRLGIKVRPHIQCPYCGLEGEKHFSAFLVGQRAIRCPDCNRRFGLKNAETMIQKPAELKIFYEPSSDSKIVPPCGRRPRS, from the coding sequence ATGAGCGATTTACCCAAGCGTGTTTTTTCTGCCGATGTCCCTCAGTTCAAGCAAAACGGTGGTGTTTTGCCGGATACCGAAGATACTGAACTCACGGCATTTCTGGACGACGCCCTGCAAGAGATCTACTCCAAGAGTGAAGTACCCCCACCCTGCCCTTTTTGCAAGTCAACGAACACGGGACTGGCCAGTCGGCCGCACGCCCGGCTGCCTCTGCCGTCGTTTCTTTGTAGAACGTGTCGTTTGCGTCAATTCAATCGTGTAACGGGAACACCGCTGATGCGGCTGCGTGCGGCCAAGCTCCCTGCTTTCATCCATCTGTTATCACAGCAGATGTCCTATGCGGAAGCGATGCGGCGCCTGGGCGTGGACTATACGGCGGTAGAGAACTGGACCAAGAAGTTCAGGACCTGGTTGCTGCAGCTCGATCCGTCCGGCAAGTGGGAAGCGCGGGTACGGCTGGGAATTAAAGTCAGGCCGCACATCCAGTGTCCATACTGTGGTTTGGAAGGAGAAAAGCATTTCAGCGCTTTTTTGGTTGGTCAACGGGCGATTAGATGCCCCGACTGCAACAGGCGTTTTGGTTTGAAGAATGCAGAGACGATGATACAAAAGCCGGCGGAATTGAAAATTTTCTACGAACCGAGCAGTGACAGCAAGATAGTACCGCCGTGTGGGCGTCGGCCTCGCTCCTAG
- a CDS encoding ShlB/FhaC/HecB family hemolysin secretion/activation protein, whose translation MMRTRFYPQMRPITLATVLLLAGSTTMQHAWAQQTPRVEQDPGQRLLQEQKDRERERAINQPPPQITVEQPPPQTLPAGVDIESLPDTEPTFKIDHIDLVGNTVLPPWQVEDITRPFIGKHLGSNRINLLLRRLTEAFVARGMITTRAYLGEQNLKDGKLIITVIPGKIEKITLNGQPLSTEQGYVGPSPLQGGGWLTDRGVLLAMPTAVGDTLNLTNLEQGVDQINRLRRNKAEMQIQPGTTPGSSIVALNNPPGDRFWYNVGVDNYGSNQTGLVRTNLSAEVDNLLGLQELFSISYSGSLDTNALVGSITLPIGYSTFSYTGAISEYQNLVGNTALLYGNTTSHTFGWNYVLSRSQAIKNAFDVTLSRRKVARNVNDLDLDPQRLTVLRIAANTLHRFAFNEQQASWTLDVGLSRGLHALDASSDAPGIASGDAHSQFTKLDTTATLSLPIGKIGATAWNWRAQLNAQWSKQALFGSEQIFAGGMSSVRGFQDNSGASGDRGLTLRNDVAWANAPEFAGIHFEPYVFLDMGRTELIAQGTWQQLVGAGFGARMQATVGKQRFSGEVLLARPLVQPDNSPPKSTLLLASLNWAY comes from the coding sequence ATGATGCGAACCCGTTTTTATCCGCAAATGCGGCCCATCACGCTGGCGACGGTCTTATTGTTGGCCGGTTCGACCACTATGCAACACGCCTGGGCGCAGCAGACGCCGCGCGTTGAGCAGGATCCGGGACAGCGTTTGCTGCAGGAGCAGAAGGACCGCGAGCGTGAACGCGCCATCAACCAACCGCCGCCACAGATCACGGTCGAGCAACCGCCACCGCAGACGCTGCCCGCCGGCGTCGATATCGAATCGCTGCCGGATACCGAGCCAACTTTCAAGATTGATCATATCGACCTGGTCGGCAATACCGTGCTGCCGCCGTGGCAAGTGGAAGACATCACCCGGCCCTTCATCGGCAAGCACCTGGGCAGCAATCGCATCAATTTGCTGTTGCGCCGCTTGACGGAAGCGTTTGTCGCGCGCGGCATGATTACGACGCGCGCCTACCTGGGAGAGCAAAATCTCAAGGACGGCAAGCTGATCATCACCGTCATTCCCGGCAAGATCGAAAAAATCACCCTGAATGGTCAGCCATTATCGACAGAGCAAGGCTATGTCGGACCCAGTCCGCTGCAGGGCGGCGGTTGGCTGACCGACCGCGGCGTATTGCTGGCCATGCCTACTGCCGTTGGCGACACGCTCAATTTGACTAATCTGGAGCAGGGCGTCGATCAAATCAATCGCCTGCGCCGCAACAAGGCGGAAATGCAAATCCAGCCGGGCACCACGCCTGGCAGCTCGATCGTCGCACTGAACAATCCGCCGGGCGACCGTTTCTGGTACAACGTCGGCGTCGATAACTACGGCAGTAACCAAACCGGCCTGGTGCGCACCAACTTGAGCGCCGAGGTCGATAACCTGCTTGGCCTGCAAGAACTGTTCTCGATCAGCTACAGCGGCAGTCTGGATACGAATGCCTTGGTCGGTTCTATCACACTGCCGATCGGTTACAGCACCTTCAGCTATACCGGGGCGATTTCCGAATACCAGAATCTGGTCGGCAATACGGCGCTCCTGTATGGGAACACGACTAGCCATACTTTCGGCTGGAACTATGTCTTGTCGCGCAGCCAGGCCATCAAAAACGCATTCGACGTCACCTTGTCACGGCGTAAGGTCGCGCGCAATGTGAATGACCTTGATCTGGATCCGCAGAGACTCACCGTCTTGCGCATCGCCGCCAATACCTTGCACCGCTTTGCCTTCAATGAGCAGCAGGCCAGCTGGACGCTCGATGTCGGGCTGTCGCGGGGCTTGCATGCACTGGACGCCAGCTCGGATGCCCCAGGTATCGCGAGTGGCGACGCCCACAGCCAGTTCACCAAGCTCGATACCACGGCAACCTTGTCGCTACCCATTGGCAAAATCGGCGCCACGGCGTGGAACTGGCGTGCCCAATTGAATGCGCAGTGGAGCAAACAAGCGCTGTTCGGTTCCGAACAAATCTTTGCGGGCGGCATGTCCTCGGTACGTGGTTTCCAGGACAACAGCGGCGCCAGTGGCGATCGCGGCCTGACCTTGCGTAATGACGTGGCCTGGGCCAATGCACCTGAATTCGCCGGCATTCATTTTGAGCCGTATGTTTTTCTGGATATGGGCCGCACGGAACTGATCGCGCAAGGCACCTGGCAGCAGCTGGTCGGCGCCGGATTCGGTGCGCGCATGCAAGCCACCGTCGGCAAGCAGCGTTTTAGCGGGGAAGTGTTGCTGGCGCGCCCCTTAGTACAACCGGACAACTCGCCGCCCAAAAGCACCTTATTGCTGGCGAGTTTGAATTGGGCATATTGA
- a CDS encoding TniQ family protein, with the protein MSGPRLLPFVPAPYSDEVLGSWLARVEACNGSGAWLNLTHRSGMGYVFYQIQFDLLNFNPRIEMLFDGLGVSYEEAIKKHSTLKFWSVFRGASQGVVPGTTDLRMPATSIAQDTPMRSLRGLGRLTSSHEERWHCSSCIAEDIDERRQPHWRTHHQLVTSFYCFKHSIALRSSCASCGASTRSMRRNGWGMLTRICECGTDRRIEVHGKQEIPEIYERLGRIGEEALAIESVELSWGELQQAMLALARRHDPLCSKRYMPVLREAFSALSSETGAFVMRPPGALRELVHRSDGAGAAVRIPMMFAILGLSIEEAISRYRAMKSTSDKPIRRETKSVTSEIATARAYFQQRMLQGIENPASMRSYCYLRIWDLDWLQAKLGRKLKPLPSLAEDRHEIETRLKADDPTLVLRCAVMRRMMARDMDTYEKVRAILAPRTIQKKRSGMAQKVLRQRQDRLGEALKVLLAQNDSKPRHISYNQLGRVVGLSGTQAMLAILNSPALSEQVAEARRTLKERQLRWIIWDEHKKRKGRPVRISAVMARLPYRGWSKELVELFRSYVTSLPAHE; encoded by the coding sequence ATGAGTGGTCCGCGTTTGCTTCCGTTTGTACCTGCACCGTATTCGGATGAAGTTTTGGGATCCTGGTTGGCGCGCGTTGAGGCGTGTAATGGATCAGGGGCTTGGCTTAATCTGACGCATCGCAGTGGGATGGGATATGTCTTCTATCAGATTCAATTCGATTTATTGAATTTCAATCCGCGCATTGAAATGCTGTTTGACGGGCTGGGAGTAAGCTATGAAGAGGCGATCAAGAAACATAGCACTCTGAAATTCTGGTCGGTTTTTCGCGGAGCATCTCAAGGAGTTGTACCTGGGACCACTGATTTGCGCATGCCAGCAACGAGCATTGCTCAAGATACGCCCATGCGGTCGCTGAGAGGGCTGGGGCGTCTGACATCAAGCCATGAAGAAAGATGGCATTGTTCATCGTGTATTGCAGAAGATATTGATGAGAGAAGACAACCACATTGGCGTACGCATCATCAGCTAGTGACGTCGTTTTACTGCTTCAAGCATTCGATCGCATTACGTAGCTCCTGTGCAAGTTGCGGCGCTTCGACACGTTCAATGAGGCGCAATGGCTGGGGAATGTTAACCAGGATATGTGAATGTGGGACGGACAGGCGTATTGAGGTCCACGGCAAACAGGAGATCCCTGAGATCTATGAGCGCCTTGGGCGCATCGGAGAAGAGGCTCTTGCAATAGAGTCGGTGGAATTGTCGTGGGGAGAACTCCAGCAGGCCATGTTAGCGTTGGCGAGGAGACACGATCCATTGTGTAGCAAACGCTATATGCCCGTTCTTCGTGAAGCCTTTAGCGCATTGTCTTCTGAAACAGGCGCATTCGTTATGCGGCCACCAGGTGCGTTGCGCGAACTTGTCCATAGGAGCGATGGAGCGGGAGCCGCAGTGAGGATTCCTATGATGTTTGCTATTCTCGGGCTATCGATTGAGGAAGCAATCAGTAGATATCGAGCGATGAAATCCACGTCGGACAAGCCTATCAGGCGGGAGACTAAGTCTGTAACGTCTGAAATTGCGACCGCCAGGGCGTATTTCCAGCAGCGAATGCTGCAGGGGATTGAAAATCCGGCGAGCATGCGGTCGTATTGTTATTTGCGAATTTGGGATCTGGATTGGTTGCAAGCTAAGTTAGGCAGGAAGCTTAAACCGCTCCCAAGCCTTGCAGAGGATCGTCATGAGATTGAAACTAGATTGAAAGCAGACGATCCTACTCTTGTACTTCGTTGCGCAGTGATGCGTAGGATGATGGCTCGCGATATGGATACTTACGAAAAGGTGCGCGCTATTCTGGCGCCAAGGACTATCCAGAAGAAACGTTCTGGTATGGCCCAGAAAGTTTTGCGGCAGAGACAGGATCGTCTTGGAGAGGCACTCAAGGTCTTGTTGGCTCAGAACGATAGCAAGCCTCGGCATATCTCATACAACCAACTTGGCAGGGTCGTTGGGTTGAGCGGAACTCAGGCAATGTTGGCAATACTCAATTCTCCTGCACTAAGCGAGCAGGTTGCGGAGGCACGGAGAACTTTGAAGGAGCGCCAGCTTAGGTGGATTATCTGGGATGAACATAAGAAACGCAAAGGGAGGCCGGTGAGGATTTCTGCTGTCATGGCGCGACTCCCGTACAGAGGCTGGTCGAAGGAACTCGTCGAGCTTTTTCGTTCCTACGTTACCTCTCTACCGGCACATGAGTGA
- a CDS encoding peptidyl-prolyl cis-trans isomerase: MSYASTYRQLQPLLVACSLAAAVVAPGAYAQTAAVPVSAPAPASNLGPGVIAKVNNVAITDAQLQRAIQQSGLPDSPNLRAALKNQLVSRELFRQDAEKTHAYDNRPEVKQAMQEAKDATITQLYLRDVIKPAPVTEEQVRAQFNNIVASLGDKEYKSRLIQVGDAATAADVLTKLKAGADFAQLAQQVSLAQNKVRGGDLDWISFKTPAQEGHTQNLPLPIAQALTALPAGGVTLTPVNWNNAYFILKLEQVRPTVVPKYDDVKAVLRQQQEAAALEKATIAVVSNLVKQAKIKQ, from the coding sequence ATGTCTTATGCATCCACTTATCGTCAACTCCAACCCTTGCTGGTGGCGTGCAGTCTCGCTGCCGCCGTCGTCGCACCAGGTGCGTACGCACAAACGGCAGCTGTGCCTGTGAGCGCCCCAGCACCGGCCAGTAATCTGGGTCCTGGCGTGATCGCCAAGGTCAACAATGTCGCTATTACCGATGCGCAGTTGCAGCGCGCCATCCAGCAATCCGGATTGCCTGACAGCCCGAATCTGCGTGCTGCCCTAAAAAATCAGCTGGTATCGCGCGAGCTGTTCCGTCAGGACGCAGAAAAAACACACGCCTACGACAACCGACCGGAAGTGAAACAAGCCATGCAAGAGGCCAAGGACGCGACCATCACCCAGTTGTACTTACGCGATGTCATCAAGCCAGCGCCCGTCACTGAAGAGCAGGTACGGGCCCAGTTCAACAATATCGTGGCTAGCCTGGGCGACAAGGAATACAAGTCGCGTTTGATCCAGGTAGGCGACGCTGCTACTGCGGCCGATGTGTTGACCAAGTTGAAGGCAGGCGCCGATTTCGCGCAACTGGCGCAGCAGGTCAGCCTGGCGCAGAACAAGGTACGTGGCGGCGACCTAGACTGGATCAGTTTTAAGACGCCGGCGCAGGAAGGGCATACACAGAATCTGCCGTTGCCGATTGCGCAGGCATTGACCGCTTTGCCGGCCGGCGGTGTGACGTTGACACCGGTGAATTGGAACAACGCCTATTTCATTCTCAAGCTGGAGCAAGTACGTCCGACAGTGGTCCCCAAATATGACGACGTAAAAGCGGTATTGCGCCAGCAGCAGGAAGCGGCCGCGCTGGAAAAGGCGACGATTGCCGTTGTCAGCAACCTGGTGAAGCAGGCCAAGATCAAGCAGTAA
- a CDS encoding AbrB/MazE/SpoVT family DNA-binding domain-containing protein: MSKVATLTVQQWGNSLAVRIPAALARKVHFVAGQPVEMSTDDFGVVVHRKGSPKLTLEQRLAAYDPAKHGGEAMPSGRVGAEVF, translated from the coding sequence ATGAGTAAGGTAGCAACTTTAACCGTTCAGCAATGGGGTAATAGCTTGGCAGTACGTATTCCCGCAGCTCTGGCACGAAAAGTTCACTTTGTGGCTGGACAGCCCGTGGAAATGTCCACTGACGATTTCGGCGTGGTGGTTCACCGGAAAGGTTCTCCAAAACTCACGCTAGAGCAAAGGCTGGCAGCTTATGATCCTGCAAAACACGGCGGAGAGGCGATGCCCTCTGGTCGCGTCGGTGCCGAGGTATTTTGA
- a CDS encoding filamentous hemagglutinin N-terminal domain-containing protein: MGKRAVIVTGRRDIVSTLAPARRKPLALLIGVLLGTSGSGWAAGIVSDGGTATTISTAANGRQTVNIAPAVSGVSQNSYSQFNVSQAGASLNNVGVNARNIVNQVTSTNPSLIQGDITVLGPRANVILANPNGITVNGGSFVNTGNVALTTGQVSFNNFIPAPGLTQRNIILNTNQGQIVIGPEGLSGAMLNLELIAKSLVVGGPVVNSFSGSAAGIRAVVGDSHAEIDSSVSPTDNITPWITTTSPHTKSAVTAIDITPLGSLTAGRIELIVTDQGAGVHHAGAMLANVGDFSISATGDVQIAGGTISAARNLIVAAPGLSAAGGVNGNPSLTAGGNVDAHSSSSVQLANATVTAGGDILLGVSGNPSTTDTTIANSNLTAVGGIGVFAQGHALQVNASTMNAQQNVLLGADSINLASGWNEQTAAPTVVNSSTGTVTITSPGVLQMSGAQVNGTAGSIVNVSSLTLAALHSPDGSNVQQAMLQSTGGAVTVKATGPISVTGSDLLAATGITTNSTSFTLQNDGTSGSIVDATKGAVTVNATGPIGIIGSDLLAASDITANSVGFTLQNNAQSSAKVLSAGGAVTINATTGPIGITGSAVQAATGITTHSAGFSMQNDGALQSSMVATGVAPAKDAPAVGGSVSINSTGDITNTGSLIQGNARTAGNSAAVTLVASGNILNQSPDANTLAAIFGVNDDVNLQANGNIENHYGRILTNNALHIAALGDVSNIVDKQAGSNNEQPQTSQSQGTRWLLFTKSTNSFSVDYGQLDRPDQLSYLVSYAGTTISGRNVLNLGGVILANNNSDITINAAQSFQNVALFSGQANFQRSCLIVCHSSASSTVQSVGGNISAGNNINITAGTSASNIGGTVTAAAGNLTVTAPTVLAQGVLGYRAYEQSRGFKSWFGDTWAQLYAMDVGGSWMANVGKIIIDGQEVIDGGSFSGAGGVTATGGVLTLKNPQNDPVTINRHLGLISWLWH; this comes from the coding sequence ATGGGGAAGCGCGCAGTCATCGTTACAGGTCGTCGCGACATCGTGTCAACATTGGCGCCTGCACGCCGCAAGCCGCTTGCGCTATTGATCGGCGTATTGCTGGGCACATCGGGTTCGGGGTGGGCGGCCGGCATTGTCAGCGATGGAGGCACGGCCACCACCATCAGTACGGCCGCCAACGGTCGGCAAACGGTCAATATTGCCCCCGCCGTCTCCGGCGTGTCGCAAAATTCTTACAGCCAGTTCAACGTCAGCCAGGCTGGCGCCAGTTTGAACAACGTCGGCGTCAATGCCCGTAACATCGTCAACCAGGTCACCAGCACCAATCCCAGTCTGATCCAGGGCGATATTACGGTGCTTGGGCCACGGGCTAATGTCATTTTAGCAAATCCGAATGGAATTACAGTGAATGGCGGATCGTTCGTCAATACCGGCAACGTGGCTCTCACCACGGGGCAGGTATCGTTCAACAATTTCATCCCGGCGCCGGGTCTGACCCAGCGCAATATCATCCTCAACACGAATCAGGGACAGATCGTCATCGGCCCAGAAGGTTTAAGCGGTGCCATGCTCAACCTGGAGTTGATCGCCAAGAGCCTGGTGGTGGGTGGGCCAGTGGTGAATTCGTTCAGCGGCAGTGCCGCAGGCATCCGCGCCGTTGTGGGCGACAGCCATGCAGAGATCGATAGTAGCGTCTCGCCCACCGACAATATCACCCCCTGGATTACCACCACTTCCCCGCACACCAAAAGCGCGGTCACCGCCATCGACATCACGCCATTGGGCAGCCTGACCGCTGGCCGGATCGAACTGATCGTCACCGACCAGGGCGCCGGCGTCCACCATGCCGGCGCGATGTTGGCCAACGTGGGGGATTTTTCGATTTCGGCGACTGGCGATGTGCAGATCGCAGGCGGCACCATTTCCGCAGCCCGAAACCTGATCGTCGCCGCGCCCGGACTGAGTGCGGCTGGCGGCGTCAATGGCAATCCATCGCTGACTGCCGGCGGCAACGTCGACGCGCATTCAAGCTCCTCGGTGCAATTGGCAAACGCCACTGTCACCGCCGGCGGCGACATCCTGCTGGGCGTCTCTGGCAATCCAAGCACCACGGATACAACGATTGCCAACAGCAATTTGACCGCAGTCGGTGGCATTGGCGTGTTCGCTCAGGGGCACGCGCTGCAAGTCAATGCCAGCACCATGAATGCGCAGCAAAATGTATTATTGGGCGCCGATAGCATCAACCTGGCGTCAGGCTGGAATGAGCAGACAGCAGCACCAACGGTTGTGAACTCAAGCACTGGCACTGTGACCATTACCTCGCCCGGCGTATTGCAAATGTCGGGTGCGCAGGTCAATGGCACGGCGGGAAGTATCGTGAATGTATCTAGCCTGACGCTAGCGGCATTGCACAGTCCAGATGGCAGTAACGTGCAACAGGCTATGTTGCAGTCGACTGGAGGCGCGGTGACGGTCAAGGCCACAGGCCCGATCAGCGTCACCGGTTCGGACCTGCTGGCAGCGACCGGTATCACCACCAATAGCACGAGCTTTACTTTGCAAAATGACGGTACGTCCGGCTCGATTGTGGATGCGACCAAGGGAGCGGTAACGGTCAACGCTACTGGGCCGATTGGCATCATCGGCTCGGATTTGTTGGCGGCAAGCGATATCACCGCCAACAGTGTTGGTTTTACATTACAAAACAACGCTCAGTCCAGCGCGAAGGTGCTGTCCGCAGGAGGAGCGGTAACGATCAACGCGACGACTGGCCCCATCGGGATCACTGGTTCTGCTGTGCAGGCCGCGACAGGCATTACCACGCATAGCGCTGGTTTTTCGATGCAAAATGATGGCGCGCTGCAGTCGTCTATGGTGGCGACCGGCGTTGCCCCTGCCAAAGACGCCCCAGCTGTTGGCGGCAGCGTGAGCATTAATAGCACGGGTGACATTACCAACACGGGTAGCCTGATTCAAGGCAATGCACGCACTGCCGGCAATAGCGCTGCGGTGACCTTGGTCGCCAGCGGCAATATCCTGAATCAATCGCCGGACGCCAACACGCTGGCTGCCATATTCGGCGTCAATGATGACGTCAACCTGCAAGCCAATGGCAATATCGAGAACCACTACGGCCGTATCCTGACGAACAATGCGTTGCACATCGCTGCACTTGGTGACGTTAGCAACATCGTCGACAAACAGGCCGGCAGCAATAATGAACAGCCGCAGACCAGCCAGAGCCAGGGTACGCGCTGGCTGCTTTTCACTAAAAGCACCAATAGTTTTTCTGTCGACTACGGTCAACTGGATCGCCCCGATCAGCTCTCTTATTTGGTTTCCTATGCGGGGACCACGATTAGCGGGCGCAACGTCTTGAATCTGGGCGGCGTGATCCTGGCCAACAACAACAGCGATATTACGATCAACGCAGCCCAGTCGTTCCAGAATGTCGCGCTGTTTTCTGGGCAAGCTAACTTCCAGCGCAGCTGCCTGATTGTTTGCCACAGCAGCGCCAGTAGCACCGTGCAAAGCGTGGGCGGCAACATCAGCGCCGGCAACAATATCAATATTACTGCAGGCACCTCGGCCAGCAATATCGGTGGCACCGTCACCGCAGCGGCCGGAAACCTGACGGTGACCGCCCCGACGGTGCTGGCGCAGGGCGTACTCGGCTACCGCGCCTATGAACAGTCGCGCGGCTTCAAATCCTGGTTCGGCGACACCTGGGCGCAGCTGTATGCGATGGATGTCGGCGGTAGCTGGATGGCCAATGTCGGCAAAATCATCATTGACGGCCAGGAAGTCATCGATGGCGGATCCTTCAGCGGCGCCGGCGGCGTTACGGCGACAGGCGGTGTGCTGACTTTAAAAAATCCGCAAAACGATCCAGTCACGATTAATCGTCATCTCGGCTTGATCAGCTGGTTGTGGCATTAA
- a CDS encoding helix-turn-helix transcriptional regulator has translation MTTLFQIGQSLRAERVHQKKPKTKLAKASGVHRNTLSGLEAGTANVELNTLITLCDQLGLDVVLVRKEVANMVSTDGELQSSALSRVLSNRLRRTTLTGDS, from the coding sequence ATGACAACCCTCTTTCAAATCGGTCAGAGCCTGCGCGCAGAGCGAGTACATCAGAAGAAACCCAAGACGAAATTGGCCAAAGCCAGTGGCGTTCATCGGAATACGCTTTCGGGGTTGGAAGCCGGCACCGCTAACGTGGAACTGAACACGTTGATTACCCTTTGCGACCAACTTGGTTTAGACGTCGTCCTGGTCAGAAAAGAAGTAGCAAATATGGTATCGACCGATGGAGAACTGCAAAGCTCAGCCTTGAGTAGAGTTCTGTCCAATAGGCTACGACGTACAACGCTTACTGGTGATTCGTAA